Proteins encoded in a region of the Bubalus bubalis isolate 160015118507 breed Murrah chromosome 9, NDDB_SH_1, whole genome shotgun sequence genome:
- the LSM11 gene encoding U7 snRNA-associated Sm-like protein LSm11 gives MEERERGARSAGAGSPARPPSPRLDVSSDSFDPLLALYAPRLPPIPYPNAPCFNNVAEYESFLRTGLRSGGRGRARGAAAGSGGPAAAAGPSGRTRRRPDAPAPDPERIQRLRRLMVAKEEGDEAADARRRGPGRSRKAPRNVLTRMPLHEGSPLGELHRCIREGVKVNVHIRTFKGLRGVCTGFLVAFDKFWNMALTDVDETYRKPVLGKAYERDSSLTLTRLFDRLKLQDSSKKETDSKSAVEDSTLSRYSQTSTWKVASVWGRGDTDRSSRRRSRSVPSSLQASAREESRSELSGRTTRTEGSSAGGTFSRATTLSRGPSHKKKRKPKVDYQQVFTRHINQIFIRGENVLLVHLAQ, from the exons ATGGAGGAGCGGGAGCGGGGGGCGAGGTCGGCTGGCGCTGGGAGCCCCGCGCGGCCGCCCAGCCCGCGGCTGGATGTCAGCTCTGACAGCTTCGACCCGCTGCTGGCCCTGTATGCGCCCCGCCTGCCTCCCATTCCCTACCCCAACGCGCCCTGCTTCAACAACGTGGCCGAGTATGAGAGCTTCCTCAGGACCGGGTTACGGAGCGGCGGGCGCGGACGGGCGCGGGGCGCGGCCGCTGGCTCAGGGGGCCCCGCTGCGGCCGCCGGGCCCTCGGGCAGGACCCGCCGCCGCCCGGACGCCCCCGCCCCGGACCCCGAGCGCATCCAGCGCCTCCGCCGCCTCATGGTGGCCAAAGAGGAAGGGGACGAGGCCGCCGACGCGCGGCGGCGGGGTCCGGGTCGGAGCAGGAAGGCGCCGCGCAACGTGCTCACGAGAATGCCCT TGCACGAAGGCAGCCCTCTGGGTGAACTCCATCGTTGTATCCGGGAGGGGGTGAAGGTGAATGTTCACATCCGCACTTTCAAGGGACTTCGGGGCGTCTGTACAGGCTTCCTCGTTGCATTTGACAAGTTCTGGAATATG GCACTTACTGATGTGGATGAGACCTACCGAAAACCTGTTCTAGGCAAAGCATATGAACGGGATTCTTCGTTGACTCTCACCAGG CTCTTTGATCGACTAAAACTGCAAGATTCCTCcaagaaggaaacagattctaAGTCTGCAGTTGAAGACTCCACTCTCTCCAGATACTCCCAGACATCCACATGGAAGGTGGCTTCCGTGTGGGGAAGAGGAGACACCGACCGGAGTTCACGCAGGCGTTCCCGCTCCGTCCCTTCTTCCTTGCAGGCGTCTGCAAGGGAGGAGTCCAGGTCAGAGCTGTCAGGGAGGACTACACGGACAGAAGggtccagtgcagggggtacCTTTTCCAGGGCTACCACCCTTTCCAGGGGCCCGTCccataagaaaaagagaaagcccaAAGTGGATTACCAGCAGGTTTTCACTCGCCATATAAATCAGATTTTCATTCGAGGTGAGAATGTCCTGCTGGTTCATCTTGCACAGTGA